CGGCGTGGGGAACATGTTCGACGACGTCCAGGGGATTCTGGTGCCCGGAGGATTCGGCGATCGGGGGATCGAAGGCAAGATCGAGGCGGTACGTCACGCCCGTGAAAATCTCGTCCCGTATTTCGGGATTTGCCTGGGAATGCAACTGGCCGTGATCGAGTTCTCCAGGAACGCTCTCGGTTGGAAGGGCGCGCACTCCACGGAGTTCAACGCGCAGACCCCGTACCCGGTTGTGGATTTCATGCCGGAGCAGCAGGGCGTGGAGCAGAAAGGCGGCACGATGCGTCTCGGCGCCTATCCGTGCGTGCTGCGCGAGTCGTCCAAAGCCGCCGAAGCGTATGGGGCGAGGAAGATCACCGAGCGGCACCGTCACCGCTACGAAATCAACAACAAGTTTCTCGCCAAAATGGAAGGCGCGGGATTTCACGCCAGCGGCGTGTTCCCGAATCGCGACCTCGTGGAGATCATGGAGCTCCGGGACCACCCCTGGTTTGTCGGGTGCCAGTTTCATCCGGAATTCCAATCGCGGCCCTTCGCGCCCCACCCTCTGTTCTCACGATTTGTGAAGTCCGCGGTGGAGTTCGCTCAGAAGAAAGAGGCCACCCGTACTCTTCGCCTCATCGAAGCCCGCACCCGCGCCTGAATTGCTCGCCTTCCTGGCTCGCGTACATCCGGACATCTGCGGACATCTGGCAGACATCTGGGGACAGTATACTAATTTCGGAAAAGTTGATCCTGAAGAATTAGTATACTGTCCCCAGAGTTTCCCCGCACGATGAGGGGCTTGTTCACGAAGTCGTAGAAGGATTGCATAGCCGCTGCGGCTGTGAAAGTCTGTATCCGGTGTGGAGCATTACTATGCCCCCCTTCCATGAGTCGCTTTTACCATGAATGCCGTTGGGCTGCGACGGCGGGTTCCACTGGAGTTTACCGATTCTCCCTCGTGCCCAACGGGGCGTGAGCATTCGGTCTGCGACCGTCTCATTGAGGCTAAACCTCGACAGCGGCTATCGAGGTCTAGCCTCCGGACCGGAGTGGTTGGGTTTTCAAATTCTGGAGACGCCTTTGCATTCGGGATAGGCCGAACAGCCCCAGAATTGACCGCCTTGGTTCTTCCCGGTCTTGGCGGTGCGCAGAACCGTCGGTTTTCCGCATTGGGGGCAGGGCGGGATGTGATCGGTCGGATCAGACCGATCGGACGGATCACCTTTCTTCCTTTCGCGTTCCGCGAGGCGGGCTGCGGCAAGCAGTTCGCTGTAACCGCCTCCCTCGACAAACCGCTTTTCAAGCGCGGCGATCTCCCGGTCAAGCAGAAAGTTGGCCTGGTGAATCAGGCAGATGACCGCATTTGCGCGCACGGCAGGGTCATCATGCTCCAACCAACGCCCGTAGAGAGACCGGCGCTCTGGGTCGGTCAGATCTGTCAGATCGGACTGATCTGACCGACCACGTTTGAAAGTCTGCGGTACTTGGCGAACGGCGAGGGCCTCGGGGCCATCCGGCGTCCACTGCTGCAATCGGCGGTGACGCAGGAAGTCTTCGTAATCCAGAAGCAGTTCCTCCAGACTGGCGCGCGCAACGTTGAGCAGGCGCAATTCTGTTTGCGAGGAGGTGGCGGCGGCGCGGCTTCCCTCGGCGATGTTCTGGCGTCCGGAGCGGGCGGCCTGGACCATCTGATCCACCGTGCGGGAACGGTGGTCAAGGACTTTCTCGCAAAACCAGTAGGTCGCGTCGTAAATGAGGGTGGCCGTTTGGAA
The window above is part of the Nitrospirota bacterium genome. Proteins encoded here:
- a CDS encoding four helix bundle protein, with product MGKLRPSGGYRSTCSFQTATLIYDATYWFCEKVLDHRSRTVDQMVQAARSGRQNIAEGSRAAATSSQTELRLLNVARASLEELLLDYEDFLRHRRLQQWTPDGPEALAVRQVPQTFKRGRSDQSDLTDLTDPERRSLYGRWLEHDDPAVRANAVICLIHQANFLLDREIAALEKRFVEGGGYSELLAAARLAERERKKGDPSDRSDPTDHIPPCPQCGKPTVLRTAKTGKNQGGQFWGCSAYPECKGVSRI